The segment GGGTCTGGGCCGGGTGCGGGCCCTTTTGGAGCGCCTGGGGCACCCGGAGGCGGCCTTTCAGGCGGTGCACGTGCTGGGCACGAACGGCAAGGGGAGCGTGGTGGCCTACCTCGAGGCCGCCTTCCGCGCCCGAGGCCTCCCCTTTGGGGCCTACACCAGCCCCCACCTCCTGGACTTTCGGGAGAGGATCCGCACCCACCGAGGCCTCATCCCCGAGGCGGCGGTGGCGCGCTTTGTGGCCTGGGCCCAGGGGCAAAGCTGGCCTGAGCCCCCGGGGTTTTTTGACCTGGCCACCGCCTTGGCCTTTCACCACTTCCGGGAGGAGGGGGTGGCCCTGGCGGTGGTGGAGGCGGGGGTGGGGGGGGAGAAGGACGCCACGAACGTCCTTTCCCACGTGGTCCTCACCGTGCTGACCCACGTGGGGGAGGACCACCTGGAGGCCCTGGGGGGGAGCCTCGAGGCCGTGGCCTGGGAGAAGGCGGGAGCCTTCCGCCCAGGGGTCCCCGTGGTCACGGGGGCGGAAGGGGTGGGCCTTAGGGTGGCCCGGCAGGTGGCGGCGGCGCGGGGGTGCCCCCTCCATGTCCTGGACCCGGAAGACCCCCTCTTCGCCCTCCCCGTGGCCCCCGCCCTGAAGGGGGCCTTCCAGGAGCAAAACGCCCGGCTCGCCGCGGCGGCCTTAAGGCTTCTCGGCTTCCCCGAGGAGGCCATCCGGCGGGGCCTGCAGGAGGCCCGGCACCCGGGGAGGCTGGAGCGCTTTCCCCTAGGGGGGGTGGAGGTCTACCTGGACGGGGCCCACAACCCCCCGGCGGCCCAGGCCCTGGCCCGGGAGTTTCCCGCCTACCACATGGTCTTTGGGGCCTTTCCCCGCAAGGACGTGCGAAGGATGCTGGCCCACCTCCTCCCCAAGGCCAAGAGCGTCCGCTACACCCGGGCCGGGGAGGGGGCCTTGGGGGAGGAGCTGGGCGGGCCCTTCTTTGAGGAGCCCTGGGAGGCCCTGCATCACGCGGTGGAGGCCGCGCGGGTGGACGGCCTCCCCGTCCTGGCCACGGGCTCCTTGTACCTGGTGGGGGCCCTAAGGGGAAGGTTCCTTAGGAACCTCCCGGCCGAAGAGCCTTAGGAAGACGGTCTCCAGGCTGGGCTCCCCCCGGGAGACCTCCAGCACCTCCACGGGCACCCGGGGCAGGGCCTCCTTGAGGGCCGCCCACTCCCCCAGGAAGACCAAGCGGTCCTTCCCCTCCGCCAGCCACCCCGGGCCCAGGGCCTCCGCCAGGGCCTCGGCCACGGGCTCGGCCAGGCGGAGGAGGTACCCTTCCCCCGCCCACTCCCGCAGGAGGGCCCGGGTGGGTCCTTCCCGAAGGAGCCTTCCCCCCTTGAGGAAGGCCACCCGGTCGCTCACCCGCTCCACCGTGGCCAGGTCGTGGGAGGTGAGGAGGATGCCGATCCCCTCCCCCTTGAGGCTCAGGAGGATGGCCTCCAGCTCCCCCCGGCTCACCGGGTCCAAGCCCAGGGTGGGCTCGTCCAGGAGGAGGAAGCGGGGCCTTAGGGCGAGGGCCAGGGCCAAGGCGGCCTTCTGTTGCATGCCCCGGGAGAGGGAGGCCAAAGGGGCATGGAGGCGCTCCTTCAGGCCAAAGCGCTCCAGCCAGTGGAGGAAGCGGGGGCGCACCTCCTTGGGGCTGAGCCCCCGGATGCCTCCGAAGTAAAGGGCGTTGGCCAGGAGGGGGAGGTTGAGGTAGAGGTTGCGGCTCCCCTCCAGGAGGACCCCGAACTCGTGCCCCTGGGGCCTGCGCCGCCTGCCCTCCTCCTCCAGGTAGACCTCCCCCTCCTCCGGCAGGAGGAGGCCCAGGATCACCTTCACCAGGGTGGTCTTGCCCGCCCCGTTGGGGCCCAAGAGGCCCAGGACCTCCCCCGCCCCTAGCTCCAGGCTCACCCCGGCCAGGGCCTGCACCGGGCCGAAGCGCTTGTGGACTCCTTGCACCAGA is part of the Thermus caldilimi genome and harbors:
- a CDS encoding bifunctional folylpolyglutamate synthase/dihydrofolate synthase, whose translation is MMYREALDWLFAQRRQGARGLGRVRALLERLGHPEAAFQAVHVLGTNGKGSVVAYLEAAFRARGLPFGAYTSPHLLDFRERIRTHRGLIPEAAVARFVAWAQGQSWPEPPGFFDLATALAFHHFREEGVALAVVEAGVGGEKDATNVLSHVVLTVLTHVGEDHLEALGGSLEAVAWEKAGAFRPGVPVVTGAEGVGLRVARQVAAARGCPLHVLDPEDPLFALPVAPALKGAFQEQNARLAAAALRLLGFPEEAIRRGLQEARHPGRLERFPLGGVEVYLDGAHNPPAAQALAREFPAYHMVFGAFPRKDVRRMLAHLLPKAKSVRYTRAGEGALGEELGGPFFEEPWEALHHAVEAARVDGLPVLATGSLYLVGALRGRFLRNLPAEEP
- a CDS encoding ABC transporter ATP-binding protein; the encoded protein is MRLLVQGVHKRFGPVQALAGVSLELGAGEVLGLLGPNGAGKTTLVKVILGLLLPEEGEVYLEEEGRRRRPQGHEFGVLLEGSRNLYLNLPLLANALYFGGIRGLSPKEVRPRFLHWLERFGLKERLHAPLASLSRGMQQKAALALALALRPRFLLLDEPTLGLDPVSRGELEAILLSLKGEGIGILLTSHDLATVERVSDRVAFLKGGRLLREGPTRALLREWAGEGYLLRLAEPVAEALAEALGPGWLAEGKDRLVFLGEWAALKEALPRVPVEVLEVSRGEPSLETVFLRLFGREVPKEPSP